The window GATGTCTTCGACGGCATCGACATCGACTGGGAGTACCCGAACGCCTGCGGCCTGACCTGCGACACATCCGGCCCGGCCGCGTTCAAGAACCTGATGTCCGCGCTGCGCACGGAGTTCGGCTCGAAGTACCTGGTCACCGCGGCCATCACCGCCGACGGCTCCTCCGGCGGCAAGATCGACGCGGCCGACTACGGCGGCGCCGCGCAGTACCTCGACTGGTACAACGTGATGACGTACGACTACTTCGGCGCCTTCGACAAGGACGGCCCGACCGCCCCGCACTCCCCGCTCACCTCGTACCCCGGGATCCCGCAGGCCGGCTTCAACTCGGCCGACGCGATCGCCAAGCTGAAGGCGAAGGGCGTCCCCTCCGCCAAGCTGCTGCTCGGCATCGGCTTCTACGGCCGCGGCTGGACCGGCGTCACCCAGTCCGCACCGGGCGGATCGGCGACCGGCGCGGCGCCCGGTACGTATGAGGCGGGCATCGAGGACTACAAGGTCCTGAAGAACTCCTGCCCGGCCACCGGCACGATCGCGGGCACGGCGTACGCCCACTGCGGCAGCAACTGGTGGTCGTACGACACCCCCGCCACCATCGGCTCGAAGATGACATGGGCCAAGAACCAGGGGCTCGGCGGCGCGTTCTTCTGGGAGTTCAGCGGCGACACCGGCAACGGAGAGCTGGTGACAGCGATCAACAACGGCCTGTCGTAGACAGGTTCGGCTGATCAAGCCACATTGACGCGCTGACCGGGCGGGGCTGCCTCAAGCCACGCGAGGAAACCGGTCAGCGCGTCTTCGCTCATCGCGAGTTCGAGACGCGAGCCCCGGTGCAGGCAGGTCAGGATCACATGGTCGGAGAGCAGGGCCAGCTCCTCCTCGCCCTCCGGGACGCGGCGGCCGGCCACCTCGATCGCGGAGCGCTCCAGGATGCGGCGCGGGCGCGGTGAGTACGAGAAGACGCGGTACCACTCGACGCGGTCGCCGTTGTACCGGGCCACCCCGTACGCCCACCCTTTGCCGTTGCTGTCGCCCTGCTCGGGGGCGTCCCAGCGCAGGCTGGCGTCGAAGGTGCCCCCCGAACGCTGGATGAGCCGGCGGCGCAGACCGAAGACGAAAA of the Streptomyces koelreuteriae genome contains:
- a CDS encoding DUF2550 domain-containing protein, whose product is MVLALTVCGIVVALVVVGLFVFGLRRRLIQRSGGTFDASLRWDAPEQGDSNGKGWAYGVARYNGDRVEWYRVFSYSPRPRRILERSAIEVAGRRVPEGEEELALLSDHVILTCLHRGSRLELAMSEDALTGFLAWLEAAPPGQRVNVA